One genomic region from Effusibacillus lacus encodes:
- a CDS encoding succinate--CoA ligase subunit alpha: protein MAILINKDSRIVIQGITGREATMITKHTLDYGTRVLAGVTPGKKGQDVHGVPVYNTVREAVEEHQVNTSLIVVPPAFALDAVLEAVDNGIQVVVVTTENIPQLDILKMLHAARQNGVRIIGPNTVGMINPGDRIKLGSIGGDNPERCFVPGHVGVISRSGGMTAETSWMVKRAGFGVSTSVGIGGDGLIGSSIRDLLELFEQDPNTHAVVTFSEPGTMFEEQAADFLREGGFTKPLISYIAGRFTENMPEGTVFGHAGAMIAGDVGRPSVKARKLREAGAIVVDRYDDMIDVLRSVLSEKAVK, encoded by the coding sequence ATGGCGATATTGATCAATAAGGACTCTCGAATTGTGATTCAAGGAATTACAGGGCGCGAGGCCACCATGATTACAAAGCACACGCTTGATTACGGCACCCGGGTATTGGCCGGAGTGACTCCCGGTAAAAAGGGGCAGGATGTCCACGGGGTTCCGGTCTACAACACCGTGCGAGAAGCGGTGGAAGAACATCAGGTCAATACCAGTCTGATCGTGGTTCCGCCTGCGTTCGCTCTGGACGCTGTTTTGGAAGCGGTTGACAACGGGATCCAGGTGGTAGTAGTAACTACCGAAAACATTCCGCAATTGGACATCCTCAAAATGCTGCATGCAGCTCGTCAAAACGGAGTACGGATCATCGGACCCAATACGGTGGGAATGATTAACCCGGGGGATCGAATCAAACTCGGTTCGATTGGCGGAGATAACCCGGAACGCTGCTTTGTTCCCGGACATGTCGGCGTTATCTCCCGCAGCGGCGGTATGACGGCTGAAACCTCTTGGATGGTAAAGCGTGCCGGATTTGGTGTAAGCACGAGTGTCGGCATTGGCGGAGACGGGCTGATTGGCAGTTCGATCCGGGATCTGCTGGAGTTATTTGAGCAGGATCCCAATACGCACGCGGTTGTCACTTTCTCCGAACCGGGCACGATGTTCGAGGAGCAGGCGGCCGATTTTCTCAGGGAGGGCGGTTTTACGAAACCGTTGATCTCTTATATTGCGGGGCGATTTACAGAAAACATGCCGGAAGGAACCGTGTTCGGCCATGCCGGAGCGATGATTGCCGGAGATGTTGGACGGCCGTCCGTTAAGGCGCGGAAACTGAGGGAAGCAGGCGCCATCGTGGTTGATCGTTACGACGACATGATCGATGTACTGCGATCCGTTCTGTCAGAAAAGGCGGTGAAGTAA
- a CDS encoding GntR family transcriptional regulator: MNRQHLRLDDRSTLHERVVSRLREAILKGEFEPGERLVQEELAEAMGVSRMPIREALRQLEKEGLVTLEPHKGAIVTPVTSNDIEEIYYLRAVLEAIAVERSLPNLTQEDKRTLRQLADDMEQAALSEDVEQFVLKNAEFHRIMRKGCGWRRAHMILEMLWHGFPPHTPGILPGQMERSLTEHKEMLELIEKGDAERLQSVIRKHILRTGEAFKEYLNDMK, from the coding sequence ATGAACCGACAACACTTGCGATTGGATGACCGTTCAACTTTACATGAACGGGTGGTTTCCCGACTGCGGGAGGCAATCCTGAAGGGGGAGTTTGAACCCGGGGAACGTCTAGTTCAGGAAGAACTGGCTGAAGCGATGGGAGTCAGCCGTATGCCTATCAGGGAAGCGCTCCGTCAGTTGGAAAAAGAGGGTTTGGTTACGCTCGAACCCCATAAGGGAGCTATCGTCACGCCCGTTACCAGTAATGATATTGAAGAAATCTATTATTTGCGTGCCGTGTTGGAGGCGATAGCAGTGGAGCGTTCGCTTCCGAATTTAACACAGGAAGATAAACGAACATTACGACAGTTAGCCGATGACATGGAGCAGGCTGCTTTGAGTGAAGATGTTGAACAGTTTGTACTGAAAAATGCGGAGTTTCATCGGATCATGCGCAAGGGATGCGGCTGGCGGCGGGCCCATATGATCCTGGAAATGCTTTGGCACGGATTTCCCCCGCACACCCCTGGTATTTTACCCGGTCAAATGGAGCGTTCCTTGACAGAACACAAGGAAATGCTGGAGTTGATCGAGAAAGGAGATGCCGAACGTCTGCAAAGTGTTATTCGGAAACATATTTTGCGAACAGGCGAAGCATTTAAAGAGTACTTGAATGATATGAAATAG
- the sdhA gene encoding succinate dehydrogenase flavoprotein subunit, whose protein sequence is MNENIIVVGGGLAGLMSVIKISEAGGKVKLFSVVPVRRSHSVCAQGGINGAVNTKGEGDSTWEHFDDTIYGGDFLAHQPPVKAMCEAAPDIIYLLDRMGVQFNRTPEGLIDFRRLGGAKYSRTAFAGATTGQQILYALDEQVRRFEAAGRVEKFEYWEMLSIVLDEEGVCRGIIAQNLNTMEIMEFPADAVIMATGGIGMIFRKSTNSVINTGSAHSIAYQQGVHYANGEFIQIHPTAIPGDDKLRLMSESARGEGGRVWVYKDGKPWYFLEEKYPAYGNLVPRDIATREIFHVCVDLKLGINGENMVYLDLSHLPKHVLEQKVGGILSIYEKFVGEDPRKVPMKIFPAMHYSMGGLWVDYNQMTNIPGLFACGECEFQYHGANRLGANSLVSAIFGGMVAGAKAIEYVHGLKKSSADLSVRLFESERKRQEEYLNHIYRMDGYENPYQLHIEMSDWMVENVTVVRYNDRLQKTDEKLQELMERWDKIGVDDTTGWNNKTVTFVRQLWNMLQLARVITLGALQRNESRGAHYKPEYPERDDENWLKTTLASYTPEGPKFSYEDVDVSYIKPRPRRYDIVKEA, encoded by the coding sequence ATGAACGAAAACATCATTGTGGTCGGAGGCGGACTGGCAGGACTGATGAGCGTGATCAAAATCTCGGAGGCCGGAGGAAAAGTGAAGCTGTTCTCCGTTGTTCCGGTGCGTCGTTCTCACTCGGTCTGTGCGCAAGGCGGGATCAATGGTGCCGTCAACACCAAAGGGGAAGGAGATTCCACCTGGGAGCACTTTGATGATACCATCTACGGCGGGGACTTTTTGGCGCATCAGCCCCCTGTGAAGGCGATGTGCGAAGCGGCTCCGGATATTATTTATCTGTTGGATCGGATGGGGGTTCAATTTAACAGAACTCCGGAAGGATTGATCGATTTCCGCAGATTGGGCGGTGCCAAGTATTCCCGAACCGCTTTCGCCGGGGCAACTACAGGCCAGCAAATATTATACGCGTTGGATGAGCAGGTTCGTCGTTTCGAGGCAGCAGGACGAGTCGAGAAGTTTGAATATTGGGAAATGCTGTCGATTGTTCTGGATGAGGAAGGGGTCTGCAGGGGAATTATCGCCCAGAATCTTAACACGATGGAGATTATGGAATTTCCGGCAGACGCAGTAATTATGGCTACCGGCGGTATTGGAATGATTTTCCGCAAGAGCACAAATTCGGTGATCAATACTGGAAGCGCCCACAGCATTGCTTACCAACAAGGGGTGCATTACGCAAACGGAGAGTTCATTCAGATCCACCCGACTGCCATCCCCGGTGATGACAAGCTGCGGCTGATGTCCGAATCGGCCCGGGGAGAAGGTGGCCGTGTATGGGTATACAAAGACGGAAAACCTTGGTATTTCCTTGAAGAGAAGTATCCGGCTTACGGGAACCTGGTGCCTCGCGATATTGCCACCCGTGAGATATTCCATGTATGCGTGGATTTGAAGCTGGGAATCAACGGGGAAAACATGGTCTACCTCGACTTGTCCCACCTGCCGAAGCATGTTCTTGAGCAGAAGGTAGGCGGAATTCTGAGCATTTATGAAAAGTTTGTGGGTGAAGACCCCCGCAAAGTCCCGATGAAGATCTTCCCGGCCATGCATTATTCGATGGGCGGACTCTGGGTGGATTATAATCAGATGACCAATATTCCCGGACTGTTTGCCTGTGGGGAATGTGAATTCCAATACCACGGGGCAAACCGGCTGGGAGCCAATTCTTTGGTGTCGGCCATTTTCGGAGGGATGGTGGCTGGAGCGAAAGCGATCGAGTATGTGCACGGCTTGAAAAAGTCGTCTGCCGATCTGTCAGTCCGCCTGTTTGAATCCGAAAGAAAGCGGCAGGAGGAGTATCTCAACCATATTTATCGAATGGATGGATATGAAAATCCATACCAACTTCATATCGAGATGAGCGACTGGATGGTAGAGAATGTAACGGTTGTCCGGTACAATGACCGGCTTCAAAAGACGGATGAAAAATTGCAGGAATTGATGGAACGCTGGGATAAAATCGGGGTGGACGACACTACCGGCTGGAACAACAAGACGGTTACCTTTGTCCGTCAATTGTGGAACATGCTGCAGCTTGCCCGTGTGATCACACTGGGGGCACTGCAGCGAAATGAAAGCCGTGGAGCCCATTATAAGCCGGAATATCCGGAACGGGATGACGAGAATTGGTTGAAAACGACACTTGCGTCCTATACGCCGGAAGGTCCAAAATTCAGCTATGAAGATGTAGATGTCAGCTATATTAAGCCGCGTCCCCGACGTTATGATATCGTGAAGGAAGCATGA
- a CDS encoding SLC13 family permease produces the protein MATVGIPQPDMDEVSVTSKKEHLWILLKRPFYFLLSVLAYLIVYTQLPESVGYEPRVTLAITATAIVLWVLEPIPFSMTAFLVLILLPISGAVSIDLVLSGFASPAIFLIIAGMMIASGVEQTSIGKRLAYQLLYWFGEKKGGILAGIILIPQVLAIFIPAAAVRTAMLLPIIFSVLAILGLQKEDIQGKKLMMGAVAACNVSGIAILPAAIGNVVTVDLIHYYLKQHITYFEWLVLTLPIWLIMIPVSWFVVYRCFPVKEEAPKGLKEKMRGMIAELGPVTPQEKRLLLILVAVFVMWTMEGIHGWPPVVPALIGAVLMAWPGIKIADWDKILDIKFGPLIMLGVTLSLGRALYESGAITHLSMWLENDFTLYLFSKPSLAVLTVVILTQFIHKVTSNVSTAVIATVPIVMALSSQVEHAPALLLGVVTGMTCLFGFLLVVETIPAVMIHGTGWITQRDFIKPGLWLTVISTAVTYLMAFTWWPWLGYM, from the coding sequence ATGGCAACTGTTGGTATTCCGCAACCTGATATGGACGAGGTATCAGTTACATCCAAAAAAGAGCACTTGTGGATTCTGCTTAAAAGACCGTTCTATTTTCTACTATCTGTTTTGGCATATCTCATAGTTTATACTCAATTGCCAGAAAGCGTAGGCTACGAGCCAAGGGTGACTCTGGCAATTACCGCAACGGCTATCGTGCTTTGGGTGCTTGAACCTATTCCTTTTTCAATGACAGCCTTTCTGGTATTGATCTTACTTCCGATATCGGGAGCTGTGTCAATTGATCTTGTTTTGTCAGGATTTGCTTCACCTGCCATTTTCCTTATTATTGCCGGTATGATGATTGCAAGCGGAGTTGAGCAAACCTCTATCGGAAAGCGCTTGGCTTATCAGTTGTTATACTGGTTCGGGGAAAAAAAGGGCGGCATCCTGGCCGGCATCATCCTGATTCCACAAGTGCTGGCTATTTTTATACCTGCGGCCGCGGTCAGAACCGCAATGCTCCTGCCCATAATCTTTTCCGTATTGGCGATTTTGGGGTTGCAAAAGGAGGACATACAGGGAAAGAAACTGATGATGGGGGCTGTGGCAGCATGCAATGTTAGCGGAATTGCTATTCTGCCGGCTGCCATCGGCAACGTGGTTACCGTAGATCTTATCCATTACTATTTAAAACAGCATATTACTTATTTCGAATGGCTGGTTTTAACCCTTCCCATATGGCTGATTATGATACCTGTCTCCTGGTTTGTGGTTTACCGGTGTTTCCCGGTAAAGGAAGAGGCCCCTAAGGGATTGAAGGAGAAAATGAGGGGAATGATTGCCGAACTTGGCCCGGTTACCCCGCAGGAAAAGAGATTGTTGTTGATTCTTGTTGCAGTCTTCGTTATGTGGACAATGGAAGGGATTCATGGTTGGCCCCCGGTAGTTCCCGCACTGATAGGTGCTGTATTAATGGCGTGGCCCGGAATCAAGATTGCCGATTGGGACAAGATTCTAGATATTAAGTTTGGTCCGTTGATAATGTTGGGAGTAACTCTTTCGTTAGGACGTGCACTTTACGAGAGCGGGGCGATTACGCACTTGTCCATGTGGCTGGAGAATGATTTTACGCTTTATCTTTTTTCAAAGCCTTCTCTGGCCGTATTGACGGTAGTGATTCTCACCCAGTTCATTCACAAGGTAACATCCAATGTTTCTACCGCAGTGATCGCCACTGTTCCGATCGTGATGGCCCTCTCGTCGCAAGTTGAGCACGCTCCGGCTCTCTTGTTGGGGGTTGTCACCGGTATGACCTGCCTGTTTGGCTTCTTGTTGGTGGTGGAGACTATCCCGGCTGTTATGATTCATGGAACGGGGTGGATCACTCAACGCGATTTCATAAAACCCGGTCTTTGGTTAACCGTGATTTCAACGGCTGTCACATATTTGATGGCATTTACATGGTGGCCATGGCTTGGGTACATGTAA
- a CDS encoding ATP-grasp domain-containing protein, which produces MGRILEHHSKQLIRQAGVRTPENWIAETAEQAEDIVRRYGKSVVLKALVPVGKRGKAGAIKFANTPEEAKLQTESLLAMTVRHFPVDKVLVEEKVDISEEWYVSITIDKNRQMPVILATTEGGVEVEDLVREHPDRIVIQHIDPLMGLSGFKAKEIWSRLGLNGKHLLLASDVLSKLYAAFLKNDCYLLEINPLVLTKQGDVVAAASVMAVDDAAMYRQKELEGMVEVGSERVWRPLTDLEKRMIAVNDADYRGTARYTEMDGGDIGFMCGGGGGSLLSFDALLDLGGRPANYTETGGNPPEEKVYGLTKGILSKPGVKGLFVAHNITNNTQIDVMANGIVRALKELAIDPRSFPVVVREAGVNDAVGRDIFMDAGVEYYGEDVTICEAALIMMNKMRAAYPDLYTTN; this is translated from the coding sequence GTGGGGAGGATTTTGGAACATCACAGCAAACAATTGATCCGGCAAGCCGGAGTGCGGACACCTGAAAACTGGATCGCAGAAACAGCGGAGCAAGCAGAGGATATTGTCCGCCGTTACGGGAAATCGGTGGTGCTCAAGGCGCTGGTACCGGTTGGCAAACGGGGGAAAGCGGGAGCGATCAAGTTTGCCAATACGCCGGAAGAGGCGAAACTGCAGACAGAATCGTTGTTGGCTATGACTGTCCGCCATTTTCCGGTTGATAAAGTTCTAGTTGAAGAAAAAGTGGATATCAGTGAAGAATGGTACGTTTCAATTACGATTGATAAAAACAGACAGATGCCGGTCATTCTTGCAACCACCGAAGGCGGAGTCGAAGTGGAAGACCTCGTGCGGGAACATCCCGACAGGATTGTAATCCAACATATCGATCCGTTAATGGGACTTTCCGGCTTCAAAGCGAAAGAGATCTGGAGCAGACTGGGTTTGAACGGCAAGCATCTGCTTTTGGCAAGTGATGTGCTTTCCAAGCTGTATGCCGCTTTTCTAAAAAATGATTGTTATTTGCTTGAGATTAATCCGCTTGTACTGACGAAACAGGGAGATGTTGTGGCAGCCGCGTCGGTGATGGCAGTCGATGATGCGGCGATGTACCGGCAGAAAGAGCTTGAAGGTATGGTGGAAGTTGGAAGCGAACGGGTCTGGCGGCCTCTGACCGATTTGGAAAAACGGATGATTGCCGTTAATGATGCAGACTATCGGGGAACTGCCCGTTATACGGAAATGGATGGCGGGGATATTGGATTCATGTGCGGGGGAGGCGGCGGCAGCTTGTTAAGCTTCGACGCACTGTTGGATCTAGGGGGCCGGCCGGCCAATTACACGGAGACGGGCGGCAATCCGCCGGAGGAAAAAGTATACGGGCTGACGAAAGGAATTCTCTCGAAGCCCGGAGTTAAGGGGCTATTCGTCGCTCATAACATTACTAACAATACACAAATTGATGTTATGGCCAACGGGATTGTTCGTGCATTAAAGGAATTGGCGATTGATCCCCGGTCGTTTCCGGTAGTGGTCCGGGAAGCCGGTGTTAACGACGCGGTGGGAAGAGATATTTTCATGGATGCAGGCGTGGAGTACTACGGCGAAGATGTGACAATCTGCGAAGCAGCATTGATTATGATGAACAAGATGCGGGCGGCATATCCGGATCTGTACACCACCAACTGA
- a CDS encoding MmgE/PrpD family protein: MSLSEKLARFIVNTSYEDLPEDVVGFTKLCILDWLGSAVAGSSKEPVRIIDELAREMGGAEQASLVTGGKTSLTHAALVNGAASHVVELDDIHKSSIIHAATVVVPAALAVAEWMNKSGKDLIAAVAIGYDVCFRIGEAVSPSHYYFWHNTATCGTFGATAATAKLLDLNEQQIVHALGNAGTQAAGLWEFIVDGAMTKQLHTGKAAMNGLLASLLAQKGFTGPSKILEGDRGFFKAMAETFDEERISDKLGQQFKITENSFKIHASCRHTHPAIDLALKLKKEHAIRPEEIREIRVGGYKAVYDITNNPNPQTVYASKFSLQFCASLAFVKGKAGLADFTEETLWDPAIRALMERVKLTVDPEVDSAYPEKWGSAVAVETQQGEVHRLTTDYPKGDPENPVTADDLVQKFRELAAHLSDSEKNRFVDTVLHLESVSDAADFWKERSRST; this comes from the coding sequence ATGTCTCTGAGTGAGAAACTTGCCCGTTTTATCGTAAACACCTCCTATGAAGATTTGCCAGAGGATGTTGTCGGGTTTACCAAGCTTTGCATTCTTGATTGGCTGGGATCCGCTGTTGCGGGTTCGTCCAAAGAGCCTGTCCGAATCATTGACGAGTTGGCTAGAGAAATGGGCGGAGCGGAACAGGCGTCGCTTGTGACCGGCGGAAAAACATCCTTAACCCACGCGGCGCTTGTCAATGGCGCAGCATCACATGTGGTAGAATTAGACGATATCCACAAGTCGTCCATCATTCATGCCGCCACAGTGGTCGTTCCGGCTGCTCTGGCTGTAGCGGAATGGATGAATAAAAGCGGCAAGGACTTGATTGCAGCGGTTGCTATCGGATATGATGTGTGTTTTCGCATAGGTGAGGCTGTGAGTCCGTCCCATTATTACTTTTGGCACAATACCGCCACGTGCGGCACTTTTGGAGCAACGGCAGCAACGGCCAAGCTGCTGGATTTGAATGAACAGCAGATTGTTCATGCCCTTGGCAATGCGGGAACTCAGGCGGCCGGATTGTGGGAGTTCATTGTTGACGGAGCGATGACGAAACAACTGCATACCGGCAAAGCGGCCATGAACGGACTGCTGGCTTCTCTTCTCGCACAAAAGGGGTTTACCGGTCCGTCCAAAATTCTTGAGGGTGACCGTGGCTTTTTTAAAGCGATGGCGGAAACTTTTGATGAAGAGAGGATTTCGGACAAACTTGGCCAACAATTTAAAATCACAGAAAATTCGTTTAAGATTCATGCATCTTGCCGTCATACGCATCCGGCCATCGATCTTGCTTTGAAATTGAAGAAGGAACATGCGATTCGTCCGGAAGAGATTCGGGAAATTCGGGTCGGAGGATATAAGGCGGTTTACGATATCACGAACAACCCGAATCCGCAAACCGTTTATGCATCAAAGTTTAGCCTGCAGTTTTGCGCTTCGCTTGCATTTGTCAAAGGAAAAGCAGGATTGGCAGACTTTACTGAAGAGACTTTATGGGATCCGGCAATTCGCGCACTGATGGAACGGGTCAAACTAACGGTCGATCCGGAGGTTGACTCTGCGTATCCGGAAAAATGGGGTTCTGCAGTAGCTGTCGAGACTCAGCAAGGAGAAGTGCACCGCTTGACCACGGATTATCCAAAAGGAGATCCGGAAAATCCGGTGACTGCGGACGATCTTGTCCAAAAGTTTCGGGAACTGGCCGCTCACTTATCCGATTCTGAGAAAAACCGCTTCGTTGATACGGTTCTACATCTGGAATCGGTGTCTGACGCGGCCGATTTTTGGAAAGAAAGGAGCAGGTCCACATGA
- a CDS encoding tartrate dehydrogenase, protein MKKFEIAVIPGDGIGKEVVPAALDVLQTVADVHGGIQFDWTEFPWNCDYYLEHGKMMPDNGLEILQGFDGIFLGAIGNPQLVPDHVSLWGLLIKIRREFEQVINIRPAKCMKGIRSPLVNPNDFDLIVVRENSEGEYSEIGGRIHRGEDEIAVQNAIFTRKGVERAMRYAFELAKKRRGHVTSATKSNGIFHSMPFWDEVFNDVKKDYREIESAAFHIDALAAFFVTRPQIFDVIVASNLFGDILTDLGGAIMGSIGIAPAANINLNGKYPSMFEPVHGSAPDIYGKGIANPIGQIWTAKMMLDHFGEDELGKKMLEVLEEVTADGIKTPDIGGNASTREVANEVCRRLKAL, encoded by the coding sequence TTGAAAAAATTTGAAATCGCTGTGATCCCGGGTGACGGGATTGGCAAAGAGGTTGTTCCGGCAGCTTTGGATGTGCTGCAAACTGTCGCGGACGTTCACGGGGGAATCCAATTTGATTGGACCGAATTTCCGTGGAACTGCGATTACTATTTGGAGCACGGCAAAATGATGCCGGACAACGGACTGGAAATCCTGCAGGGATTTGATGGGATCTTTTTGGGGGCAATCGGCAATCCGCAACTGGTCCCCGATCACGTTTCTTTATGGGGACTTTTGATCAAAATCCGCCGTGAATTTGAACAGGTAATCAACATTCGTCCCGCAAAGTGTATGAAAGGAATCAGATCTCCGCTGGTGAATCCGAATGATTTCGACCTCATTGTAGTTCGGGAAAACAGCGAAGGGGAATACAGTGAAATTGGCGGTCGGATTCATCGCGGCGAAGATGAAATTGCGGTGCAAAACGCAATATTTACGCGAAAAGGCGTCGAAAGAGCGATGCGATACGCTTTCGAATTGGCAAAAAAGAGAAGAGGCCATGTAACAAGCGCAACCAAATCCAATGGGATCTTCCATTCGATGCCGTTCTGGGATGAGGTGTTTAATGATGTGAAAAAAGATTATCGGGAAATTGAATCGGCTGCCTTCCATATCGATGCGCTTGCTGCTTTCTTCGTAACTCGTCCCCAGATTTTTGACGTCATAGTGGCAAGCAACTTGTTCGGGGATATTTTAACCGATCTGGGTGGCGCCATTATGGGAAGCATCGGGATTGCCCCGGCTGCCAATATCAACCTGAACGGAAAATATCCGTCCATGTTTGAACCGGTTCACGGGTCGGCTCCTGATATTTACGGAAAGGGAATCGCAAACCCGATCGGGCAAATTTGGACAGCCAAAATGATGCTTGATCACTTTGGCGAAGACGAATTGGGAAAGAAAATGCTTGAGGTCCTTGAGGAAGTGACTGCTGACGGAATCAAAACTCCTGATATTGGAGGAAATGCTTCGACCCGGGAGGTTGCAAACGAAGTTTGCCGCCGTTTGAAAGCCCTTTAA
- a CDS encoding HpcH/HpaI aldolase/citrate lyase family protein gives MSLFRSWIFVPGNNERRLEKAKDLQADVIIYDLEDAVALSEKDKAREMVRQAIGNNSEKIHFVRINDPSTAYFFDDVNELAGHGLTGIVLPKAAKREQILFVDHLLSQMEEKRNTNIGSIEIVPLIESAAGLYNAFEIAGASERIKRLAFGAVDFTLDINAQLTKEGTELLFARSQLVIASRAAGIEPPIDTVFVDIKDREGLLRDTRLAKQLGFQGKLVVHPDQIEVVNQVFAPTAEEIEEAKVITAAFDEALSSGVAAIQVNGKLVDYPVAARAKKIVDQAKALGK, from the coding sequence ATGTCTCTTTTTCGTTCTTGGATCTTCGTGCCCGGAAATAATGAGCGCAGATTGGAGAAAGCAAAAGATTTGCAAGCGGACGTCATTATTTATGATTTGGAAGATGCAGTTGCCCTGAGTGAAAAGGACAAAGCGCGTGAAATGGTAAGACAGGCAATTGGCAATAACAGTGAAAAGATTCATTTTGTCAGAATCAATGACCCTTCTACAGCTTATTTCTTTGATGATGTAAACGAGCTTGCAGGCCATGGATTAACGGGTATCGTACTGCCGAAAGCAGCCAAACGGGAGCAGATTCTGTTTGTTGACCATCTGCTTTCACAAATGGAGGAAAAAAGAAATACCAACATAGGAAGCATTGAGATTGTCCCCTTGATTGAATCGGCGGCGGGTTTGTACAACGCATTTGAGATTGCGGGAGCAAGTGAAAGAATTAAACGGCTCGCTTTTGGTGCAGTGGATTTCACGTTGGATATCAATGCCCAATTAACGAAAGAAGGAACGGAACTATTGTTTGCCCGATCGCAGTTGGTCATCGCTTCCCGCGCTGCAGGCATTGAACCGCCGATTGACACGGTTTTTGTTGATATTAAAGATCGAGAAGGGTTGTTGCGGGACACTCGTTTGGCAAAACAGCTCGGTTTCCAAGGCAAACTTGTCGTTCATCCCGATCAAATCGAAGTTGTCAATCAGGTGTTTGCACCGACAGCTGAGGAGATAGAGGAAGCGAAAGTGATTACTGCCGCGTTTGATGAGGCATTATCTTCCGGGGTGGCGGCCATTCAAGTGAACGGAAAACTGGTGGATTACCCGGTAGCTGCCCGCGCCAAAAAAATTGTAGATCAGGCGAAAGCTTTGGGAAAATAG
- a CDS encoding succinate dehydrogenase cytochrome b558 subunit produces MSRPSSRMFLLGRMHSLAGILPLGLFLFEHLYSNATAMLGREAYDKQVGMLQTIPFVPVIEVLFIALPLLYHAGFGVYIGFISKNNAFRYSYTRNWLFVMQRISGLVTLVFILYHLWEFRFANLIFGTPINFDTVQTQLQNPAIFAFYVLGIISTTFHFSNGVWTALITWGITPGARGQRISSALRYVLFAMLSFVGVGTLISFV; encoded by the coding sequence ATGAGTAGACCGTCCAGCCGCATGTTTTTGCTCGGACGTATGCATTCATTAGCGGGAATCCTACCGCTGGGACTTTTCCTGTTCGAGCATTTGTACTCGAATGCAACCGCCATGCTCGGGCGTGAAGCGTATGACAAACAGGTCGGAATGCTGCAGACCATCCCTTTTGTGCCGGTGATCGAGGTGTTATTCATCGCGCTTCCACTGCTTTATCATGCGGGATTCGGGGTCTATATCGGATTTATCTCAAAAAACAATGCGTTTCGTTATTCGTACACACGAAATTGGCTGTTTGTCATGCAGCGAATCAGCGGATTAGTCACTCTAGTATTTATTCTCTATCATTTATGGGAGTTCCGATTTGCAAACTTGATTTTCGGTACTCCTATCAACTTTGATACAGTACAGACCCAATTGCAAAATCCCGCAATCTTTGCTTTTTACGTATTGGGAATTATATCGACGACATTTCATTTTTCGAACGGAGTGTGGACTGCGCTTATTACTTGGGGAATTACGCCCGGCGCTCGCGGTCAGCGCATCTCCTCCGCTCTTCGATATGTTTTGTTTGCCATGTTATCCTTCGTTGGCGTCGGAACGCTCATATCATTTGTCTAA